From Crassostrea angulata isolate pt1a10 unplaced genomic scaffold, ASM2561291v2 HiC_scaffold_80, whole genome shotgun sequence, one genomic window encodes:
- the LOC128169019 gene encoding complement C1q-like protein 4: protein MFGTIQTYIERVFAISLLLHINYVSGNCTTTTLKLFDDQIQAIQKSVRAIVEDGSCGNKNNPVGFHAYMGSTKTIAKGVVWVYDRIVTNTHNAYSATTGKFTTPEQGLYTFSYGTLSDPGKMSHASLFVNGKIVSWQACNNSGGKSQGLTSSNTAILLLQKGDVVYVEDHITAAIIRGLYSDFSGAKLN from the exons ATGTTTGGAACAATCCAG ACGTATATCGAACGAGTATTTGCAATTTCTTTGTTGTTACACATTAACTATGTCAGTGGAAATTGCACGACCACGACCCTGAAGCTGTTTGATGACCAAATACAGGCTATACAGAAGTCTGTGAGAGCCATTGTGGAGGACGGTTCCTGTGGCAACAAGAATA ATCCCGTGGGTTTCCATGCATATATGGGGTCAACAAAAACAATCGCAAAGGGTGTCGTGTGGGTGTATGATAGAATAGTCACTAACACCCACAATGCATACAGCGCCACAACAGGAAAGTTTACCACACCGGAGCAAGGACTGTATACTTTTTCATATGGCACATTAAGTGACCCTGGAAAAATGTCCCACGCCAGCCTCTTTGTAAACGGCAAGATCGTAAGTTGGCAAGCTTGTAACAACAGCGGTGGCAAATCTCAGGGGCTGACGTCTAGCAACACCGCCATCCTTCTGCTTCAGAAAGGCGATGTCGTTTATGTTGAAGACCATATTACAGCTGCTATCATAAGAGGATTGTATTCAGATTTCAGTGGAGCTAAACTAAACTAG